The stretch of DNA AACACAAAAAAGAATGTAAAGCACAAAAACATATGTCATGCAGTGGCTGATCAACATACCATGGTTGGCATTCTCGTTTAACTCTGTACCTCTTGTATTTTTGGAAGTCCCAGCATCTTGGTGCTCCTTTACCTGAAGGCATACAATAATGTCAGAAATCAGCAACTGGAAAACCTGATAGAATTGAGTGTAGAGCTATATAACACCTCCTCGGATTGTGATGACCGATTTAATTTTCTCGAAGAATCCAAGTCTGCCTGTAACACAACTTGGAGAGATAAGCATTAACAATCCCAAAGATATCGACATGAGTTTCATATTGGCCCATCACGAGTCATACATCCAGTGGAGGATAAGTCAGTTTCATGGTAACAGGACGAGCTCGTAGTTCAACATTTGCCAAATTGTTGGGTAAaggtaataaaaaataaattttaataatttctcAAGAACAGCATGTATAGAGGACAGGGTAATTACTAATTATGCAATTCAGCAGATGCTGGACGGTATCGCATGTGCTTTTAACCAAGGCATTCAATTTCAGAAATTCAGTGAATACTGCTGGCCAACCGGCAAAACACTATtcatatttattttcaaaagaAACTCATCTCGGTATCTAGCTAAACacttaattataattaattaatctggCGATATTAATTGTGCCTTTCTCCAGAgaaaactcataatgtccacaTAGAGATAAACctgtcaaaaatttaaaatggttTATTATACTACCTCCAATGAACTCTAACTTTTGGGACAACAATTTCACCATGGTATCATAGTTAAAAGGTCAATGGTTTAAGATCCCTGCAGTTCAAAAACTCACATATTCTTAAGCTGGTCCTAGGTCTTGATTTACAGGCATCCATTGCCTCCCACAGCCTCATATTTCTCAATTTCCAGCTTGCATGTGTTATACATGTTAAAATATAAAACTATTGATCTTGCCCACTCCCATGAGTTTGACTTTTTTGGGACAAGTGGTTCCAACAATATTCCAGGCCGGGTTTGAAGAATTTGGTGTGTAGCTATCCAAGTTTAAAGTTAGAAAACTTTTGAAGAGCAGATACGCATATGAGACCCTACTCAGAGGCAGAAAAAATATGCATTTGATGCTTTATATCGTGATAAAGTGTATCACTGAAAATGAGGAACCAAGCAACCAAATGGGAAGGGTGCCATCAAACTGACTTAAAGTCCAATTCCCAACCAAACAAGTGACAACCCCAAATATTGATGACTGAGTTAAACGAGTGAAAATATAACGAGTCATTTTCTCAACATAAGAACTGCATCAAAGTTAGAGATGAAAAAAAATGATTTGATATAGGCAAGTATCACTCTCAAAAGCCCGTCATATCAAGAACCAATCTTGGAGCTTTTGTCGATAAATCACCAAGATAATATGATCTCTGTCTTCAAATGAAGAATATAAGGAActataaaaaaaactaaagaAAGATAGCGAAGATAAACCGCGCGCAcgttaccaaaaaaaaaaactagccaCATGACTATGCGTTTTATTAACAAAAATTCAAGTCCCACATATAATTTCCCGAAAATGGTaagctctctctctctctcaataCACCAGAGTCGCCCTCTTGTTGAATCTATTGTGTCAGCCCACGCCCGAACGAGGTAAATTGAAACCTAAATCACTCCCTTTGGATCTGGACATCTCCAAATAGCAGTAAAAAATCAATCTATGACAAAATATAATTCGAATAATCATATCATACACAATCTCGAGGTTATTAACATGAAAACAGTTGTGCAGACAAGATCACCTACATGATAGTCGCGAGATCGGACCAGCGGGAAATTCTCAAGGAGATGGCGGAATTCAAACTCATCCATGGGGATCTTAGTGCAAATCCAAGCTCTCGAATGAGAGAATTAAcgaaaaattcgaaaatagaGCCACGCTCCTCCACGGTGGTGTTATTTACAGAGCTGCAGTTTCTACTAAAATCCTAACAGAGAGAGTCTTTTTATTTAGACACTGGTATTTAACTCGTATGATATAACTATATAcgggatgatattattaaaatttattgaaaaattaatagacatttaaattgaaaaaataatataatt from Primulina eburnea isolate SZY01 chromosome 6, ASM2296580v1, whole genome shotgun sequence encodes:
- the LOC140834115 gene encoding uncharacterized protein isoform X1; translated protein: MDEFEFRHLLENFPLVRSRDYHADLDSSRKLNRSSQSEEVKEHQDAGTSKNTRGTELNENANHGTEGFWGKLMLAAEQKVGAAEAERFCKAFQQVYQKLVYEELPLDAARKFINS
- the LOC140834115 gene encoding uncharacterized protein isoform X3; this encodes MDEFEFRHLLENFPLVRSRDYHADLDSSRKLNRSSQSEEEHQDAGTSKNTRGTELNENANHEGFWGKLMLAAEQKVGAAEAERFCKAFQQVYQKLVYEELPLDAARKFINS
- the LOC140834115 gene encoding uncharacterized protein isoform X2, which gives rise to MDEFEFRHLLENFPLVRSRDYHADLDSSRKLNRSSQSEEVKEHQDAGTSKNTRGTELNENANHEGFWGKLMLAAEQKVGAAEAERFCKAFQQVYQKLVYEELPLDAARKFINS
- the LOC140834115 gene encoding uncharacterized protein isoform X5, with protein sequence MDEFEFRHLLENFPLVRSRDYHADLDSSRKLNRSSQSEEEHQDAGTSKNTREGFWGKLMLAAEQKVGAAEAERFCKAFQQVYQKLVYEELPLDAARKFINS
- the LOC140834115 gene encoding uncharacterized protein isoform X4, giving the protein MDEFEFRHLLENFPLVRSRDYHADLDSSRKLNRSSQSEEVKEHQDAGTSKNTREGFWGKLMLAAEQKVGAAEAERFCKAFQQVYQKLVYEELPLDAARKFINS